One window of the Triticum dicoccoides isolate Atlit2015 ecotype Zavitan chromosome 3B, WEW_v2.0, whole genome shotgun sequence genome contains the following:
- the LOC119281539 gene encoding homeobox-leucine zipper protein ROC9-like, producing MGSSRPRTKDFFAAPTLSLSLAGAFARNAPSGDEVEEGEEGSGGVRSGPPGEEVEISSENTGPAGSQSGDGSAEEEEGHGDGGKRKKRSRKSYHRHTSEQVRVMEAVFKESPHPDEKQRQQLSKQLGLSPRQVKFWFQNRRTQIKATQERHENSLLKSELENLQKENRAMRQLAKGPSRCPSCGAAAASTDGFNAAAANQEQLLQLENAKLRAEVEKLRGALGTAAADRAASPASPPFSAATTQMSGNRSPFGVYGAGFVGRDRQSVLELAGSALEELKTMSSSGGPLWVRSVETGRDILNYDEYVRLFRRDDGPGDRRTGWSVEASRETGVVYLDATKLVHAFMDVNQWKELFFSMISKASTLDVIRTGDDDDGHDGVVQLMFAEVQMLTPMVPTREFYFARYCKKLAAEKWAVVDVSFDKAEADVGTSPLVTCWKNPSGCIVEEQANGHSRVTWVEHTRCRECAVPSMYRAVTASGLAFGARRWVAQLQLQCERMVFWVATNVPTRDSNGVSTLAGRRSVLKLAHRMTLSLCRVIGGSRYLAWSRAPRAGAGDVRLTSRTNAGDPGEPQGLIACAVLSTWLPVSPTSLLEFLRDESRRPEWDVTLAGRAVQCRMYLTKGKDRCNCVTAYAPTSADGEWIVQDSCTNPCESIVAYAPVDAAVLQPVISGHDSSGVALLPCGFAVVPDGLESRPAVITSRREGGAAAGSLVTVAFQVLASSSPAAALSPESAETVTSLASCTLRRVKKALGCEDR from the exons ATGGGGAGCAGCCGGCCGCGCACCAAGGACTTCTTTGCAGCCCCGACGCTCTCCCTCTCGCTT GCAGGTGCGTTCGCCAGGAATGCGCCGAGCGGAGACGAAGTGGAAGAAGGCGAGGAGGGGAGTGGCGGGGTAAGAAGCGGGCCACCAGGTGAGGAGGTGGAGATAAGCAGCGAGAACACGGGGCCGGCCGGCAGCCAGTCCGGCGACGGCtccgcggaggaagaagaaggccatggCGATGGGGGTAaacggaagaagaggagcaggaagaGCTACCACAGGCACACCTCTGAACAAGTCAGGGTTATGGAAGC GGTATTCAAAGAGTCGCCACATCCAGACGAaaagcagcggcagcagctcagcaaGCAGCTAGGACTGTCTCCACGGCAAGTCAAGTTCTGGTTTCAGAACCGAAGAACTCAGATCAAG GCGACTCAGGAGCGGCACGAGAACTCGCTGCTCAAGTCCGAGCTGGAGAATCTCCAGAAGGAGAACCGCGCCATGAGACAGCTTGCCAAGGGGCCCTCACGCTGCCCAAGCTGTGGCGCCGCAGCAGCCTCGACCGATGGCTTCAACGCCGCCGCGGCCAACCAAGAACAGCTGCTGCAGCTAGAGAACGCCAAGCTGAGAGCCGAG GTAGAGAAGCTGCGGGGTGCGCTAGGGACGGCCGCGGCCGACAGAgccgcctcccctgcctcgccgccGTTCTCCGCGGCCACCACCCAGATGAGCGGCAACCGGAGCCCGTTCGGAGTTTACGGCGCCGGCTTCGTGGGCCGCGACAGGCAGAGCGTCCTGGAGCTGGCCGGCAGCGCGCTGGAAGAGCTGAAGACGATGTCTTCCTCCGGTGGGCCTCTCTGGGTGCGGAGCGTCGAGACCGGCCGAGACATTCTCAACTACGACGAGTACGTGCGCCTGTTCCGGCGCGACGATGGCCCGGGAGATCGGCGGACCGGCTGGTCCGTTGAGGCGTCACGTGAAACCGGGGTGGTTTACCTTGACGCGACGAAGCTTGTGCATGCTTTCATGGATGTG AACCAATGGAAAGAGCTCTTCTTTTCCATGATCTCAAAGGCATCGACACTGGACGTGATCCGcaccggcgacgacgacgatggacacgacggcgtggtgcaactG ATGTTTGCAGAGGTCCAGATGCTGACGCCAATGGTACCCACAAGAGAGTTCTACTTCGCCCGCTACTGCAAGAAGCTGGCCGCGGAGAAATGGGCCGTCGTCGACGTGTCGTTCGACAAGGCTGAAGCCGACGTCGGCACGTCGCCGCTGGTCACGTGCTGGAAGAATCCCTCGGGTTGCATCGTCGAAGAGCAGGCAAACGGCCATTCCAGG GTGACTTGGGTGGAGCACACCAGATGCCGCGAGTGCGCGGTCCCGTCCATGTACAGGGCGGTGACCGCGAGCGGCCTGGCGTTCGGCGCGAGGCGCTGGGTGGCCCAGCTCCAGCTCCAGTGCGAGAGGATGGTCTTCTGGGTGGCGACCAACGTGCCGACGAGGGACAGCAATG GGGTCTCCACACTGGCAGGGAGGAGGAGCGTCCTGAAGCTGGCGCACCGGATGACCTTGAGCCTCTGCCGCGTCATCGGCGGGTCGCGTTACCTGGCGTGGAGCAGGGCGCCGAGAGCAGGCGCCGGCGACGTCCGGCTGACCTCCCGGACGAACGCCGGCGACCCCGGCGAGCCGCAGGGGCTGATCGCCTGCGCCGTGCTGTCCACGTGGCTCCCCGTCAGCCCGACGTCCCTCCTGGAGTTCCTGAGGGACGAATCACGCCGGCCCGAG TGGGATGTCACGCTGGCCGGACGAGCTGTTCAGTGTCGCATGTACCTGACGAAGGGGAAGGATCGTTGCAACTGCGTCACCGCCTAC GCTCCCACGTCGGCCGACGGCGAGTGGATCGTGCAGGACAGCTGCACCAACCCGTGCGAGTCGATCGTCGCGTACGCGCCGGTCGACGCCGCCGTCCTGCAGCCGGTCATCAGCGGGCACGACTCGAGCGGCGTGGCCCTCCTGCCGTGCGGCTTCGCGGTGGTGCCGGACGGGCTGGAGTCCAGGCCCGCGGTGATCACGTCCAGGAGGgaaggcggggcggcggccgggtCGCTGGTCACCGTCGCGTTCCAGGTGCTGGCCAGCTCGTCGCcggcggccgcgctctcgccggagtcggCGGAGACCGTGACGAGCCTGGCGTCCTGCACGCTGCGTCGCGTAAAAAAGGCCTTGGGGTGCGAAGACCGCTGA